In Pristis pectinata isolate sPriPec2 chromosome 19, sPriPec2.1.pri, whole genome shotgun sequence, the following proteins share a genomic window:
- the fgl2a gene encoding fibrinogen-like 2a: MQHSNILNSQKSLKYLIVYQSFGEIMRVAAAVFLLNVGLILCVEIPVGYNRTSSFTDPTERNANAGCSIKLKPTDCDEGGFCGYQVNLPPLTLKLPKETKLLEKTVKVVKSLTATVNKMKKRWLEGHQKKPTNHDQAIANIKFRKDDKKIMALEKKVKALTTSLQYARNQINWLQSRLEEMNADTVLHYIKKELSSINNTVNTLNNKCYTTCAAEGPPAAIQAMPQDCSDLYNRGIQKSGIYELAYCPNNTFPVYCEMESLKGGWTVLQSRKDGSVDFNRTWADYKNGFGNLSTEFWLGNDKIHFLTKSRKMILRIEIEDWEGVRQYAEYNQFSVADEKHQYRLTIAGYSGTAGDAMHYSKNYNHDQKYFTTKDKDNDMYTSGNCGAYYSSGWWFDACMSANLNGKYYKKIYKGVRNGIFWGTWYKIQSETLNGYRHPLKTVRMLIRPKEIVP; the protein is encoded by the exons ATGCAACACAGCAATATCTTGAACAgccaaaaatcattaaaatatttaatagtcTATCAGAGTTTTGGAGAAATAATGAGGGTTGCTGCTGCAGTTTTCCTCCTGAATGTTGGATTAATACTATGTGTGGAGATTCCTGTTGGATATAACAGAACTAGCAGTTTCACGGATCCAACAGAAAGGAATGCAAATGCAGGCTGTTCCATCAAGCTGAAGCCCACAGACTGTGATGAAGGTGGATTCTGTGGTTATCAGGTAAATCTTCCACCGTTAACCCTGAAGCTTCCCAAGGAGACAAAACTACTTGAAAAGACTGTCAAAGTAGTTAAAAGTCTTACAGCAACagtaaataaaatgaagaaaaggtGGCTGGAAGGACATCAGAAAAAGCCGACCAATCATGATCAGGCCATTGCAAATATAAAATTTAGAAAGGATGATAAGAAGATAATGGCATTGGAGAAGAAAGTAAAAGCACTGACAACTTCGTTACAGTATGCCAGAAACCAGATCAATTGGCTCCAGAGCCGTTTGGAAGAGATGAATGCAGACACTGTTTTGCATTACATTAAAAAAGAGCTGTCAAGTATTAACAACACTGTGAATACACTGAACAATAAGTGTTACACGACTTGTGCAGCCGAAGGCCCACCAGCAG CAATACAAGCTATGCCTCAAGATTGCTCAGACCTTTACAATCGAGGAATTCAGAAAAGTGGCATCTATGAACTTGCTTACTGTCCAAATAATACCTTTCCAGTCTATTGTGAAATGGAAAGTCTGAAAGGTGGCTGGACAGTCCTGCAATCTCGCAAAGATGGTAGTGTTGATTTTAATCGAACCTGGGCAGATTACAAAAACGGATTTGGTAATCTATCAACAGAATTTTGGCTGGGAAAtgacaaaatacattttttaacaAAATCCAGGAAAATGATCTTAAGAATTGAAATTGAAGATTGGGAAGGAGTCCGACAATATGCCGAATACAATCAATTCTCTGTTGCAGATGAAAAGCACCAATATCGTCTGACTATTGCTGGTTACTCTGGTACAGCTGGTGATGCAATGCATTACAGTAAAAATTATAACCATGATCAAAAATACtttaccaccaaggacaaagatAATGACATGTACACTTCAGGTAACTGTGGAGCCTATTATAGTTCTGGCTGGTGGTTTGACGCTTGCATGTCAGCCAACCTAAATGGTAAATATTATAAAAAGATCTACAAAGGGGTCCGAAATGGGATCTTTTGGGGCACTTGGTATAAAATACAAAGTGAAACTCTGAATGGCTATCGCCATCCTTTAAAAACAGTAAGAATGCTGATTAGGCCTAAAGAAATTGTGCCATAA